Part of the Juglans regia cultivar Chandler chromosome 14, Walnut 2.0, whole genome shotgun sequence genome, AGACTGACCGACAATAATGTATCAAATCGAAGCCGCTCCAACTCGACTTTAACGTCTTCTTTAAGTAGtagtgaagatgaagatgacagGATCAGATGATCATCAGGTAGGCGCGCATGATCTAGCACAGTGCAGATAAAATACCACTTCGACTTTCCCTATAGGCCATAGACAATGTTCAATATTGCCGAAATGATCAACTTATACATTATAGATAGGCAATATCAAgcaaaaaatctaattaataagCTGGCCGGCCGGCTGATATTCCCTACACGCACGAGTACTTCTTGATCGTAGTTGGATCCATCATTACTTGTCGTATAGGTATATAGTGAAGTACTTATTTCTTGCACAAACTTCTGGAAATATATGTACGTACTCTTGCGGTTTCTCACACTCTGGCACATGCACCtggtgctagctagctagctgacgATTTTGCATGCAGAAAATAGAACCGGGAAATAAGTTACCATGTATGGAAAAAAGCTGATCATATTCTTACTTATGACAAACCCCAGCAGTACCTTACACACAAAATAGTTCTACAAACAAGACCATACAATACAgaaaacatatatttaaaaagtacaTGAAAACGATcaattttagtattttcttgGGTTCTTTCTAGGATGATCATGCAGCATGAGAATTACAAGTTTCCTCATAGCCATTAATTAGCCATCTCGACCGGtcttcatacatatataatacagtCTGAGCGTTTGGAAACTGCAGTTGAAATCTGGTAAATGGAAATCTAAATTCTGGATTAAGGCTTTAGCTTCAAGGTGAGCTTATGAAGATCCAGAAATATCAGAATTACAGCAGATGGCTGGTGGAAGAAGAGTGAAGACCTGATAAATCTGTCCATGAATTTCCTCCCCAGTTGAGACCTGCAGATAAATTCTGCCCATGTCTTTCCATTTTCATCACTGGAGGAAGCTGAGAAACCCTAGAACTTGACGTCATAGTCCTTAGCTCCGTATCTCCAGCTAAAGGAGATGGTGATTCGACACCTTCACTTTGAATTGAGTATAGACCTGTCTGTGATTCAAAGCCACCCATGAAAGGGAATTGTTGCAAACGCCACTGATCTACTCCTCCTGTACTAGATAAAATCGCGTTGCTTGCACCTGAACTGCTTCCAATCTGATACCCCAAATCAGTCTGTGCCTGGATGTCACTGAAGTTTAAGCCAATATTTCCCATACCATAGCGGGTAAGATTCTGTAAAGAGGTTAGAAAGGGTAATTGATGAGGTGATTGCTGTGAAAAATGGCCAATTATCTGATCTGGGGCACAGGCAGATGAGGGAGTTGCACTGCTAGAGTTAGGACCCGTTTGTTTCTCAGCGGCAGCCAGAGACTTAGTGCTGCgattgcttttgtttttcttgtttctacGGCAACCCCCACCCACTGGAACATTCCTAAGGGCACCCCCTCTGGTCCAGTAACGCCGACATGTCTTGCAGAAGTGACGGGGCTGAGAACGGCTGTAATTATTGTAGTAGCAAAACTTAGTATTGGTGGATTCACAGCGGGGACACTTGGGAGCTGTTTCTGGCTGTGGTATCTTTGCTAACCTGGCCTGATCAGCCATCGAACCAGGCCTGATCGAGACAGCATCACCGCCGGCATGATGGCCGGCTGGCGGGGGCAGTACTACTGGTGGAAGAAGCTGCGGATTTTGAGTGTCGATTCCTTGTTGATGATTAGGTTGCTGCAAAATAATCAACCCATGTAATCGAGACCATAAAGAAACAAATAGACGGTATATTCAAGAAGATATCAGTAGAGAATAGgaataattatctttttaatctgctttttttgggggggtttCATGAGAAGATGtggatgaaataatttgaagaaaacgTTACCTGCTGCCAATTGTGAGGATCTAAATAGAGTGGAACAGACGAGAAAACCATGGTTTttgatcttttttctttattaaagtTAGATGGGTCTTTTGGAAATATGGTGGAGAATCACACTAAGGGAATACCAGAgccaagaaagaaaggaaaaggagaattaaagaggaggaggaggaaagcAGCTAAGAGAGGCTTTTGTTTACTTTGCTCTTATTCTCTCATAATTCTcatctctttttgttttattatatttttagggttttagtgGACGAAGTTTCTTCGCCTATAAGCTTCTTTGGATGCTGGGACTACGCGGATTTAGTGCGCAAAAAGAGATCAGTGGCTCcccatgcatgtgtgtgtgtgagagagagagagagagagagagagagtttaaagCAGTTTACCACTGATATTCACCATATATATCGCGTAATAAAAAATACCTAAACGGGGACCAGTACACAGATAAAAATAAGGCCGAACATGCATGCATTGGAACAATATCAATCTTTCTATAAAGCTTACATTAGAAACATCAGCACAAGATaaaccatgtatatatatatatattaattatatatatgtatataacttTTTATCTGTGTACGATAGACTTGATCTGAGTTCTGAGAGGTAGTACTCGTTCAAGATgtctttattaaatgagaaatgatacttgtagtcatgagtgtgcaagtatcgtgcagtcattttaaaaaaataaataaatatgagacacACAGGAAacgaaattaattttttaatagtgaagctcactctttttcaaaacgactgcactaCGCTTACATattttacgactgtatgtagcattactgttattaaataatattgtagtTAACATGGATGAGTCATGTATGATGCCATTTAAGGAACTAGAATTAAGGTGCAATATTGCTATCTAGATGGAGATGCTCAATATTTAACAAAGAACTCTTTCACCTTTAATTTAAAGCTGGAGTTTAGAAACCATGTTGTGGTTCGAagttttagggtttttcttaGGTATTCACGTCTTTTATATCTGTTTATAAAAAGGTGCGTAATAGTCGACAAATCATATCTTAGAGATCAAGATCTTAATACATTTCTTAGATATTGAAATTACttataatgctatatatatatatatatatatatatattgacgtGGAATTGAGTTACCATACATGCATATTGCgcgcatgcatatatataagcaatatTTATACCaaattataataagttttataaacTGAAACGGCATCATGAATTCGTAAGTTTTATTATATACCAAATTAgattactaattatatatatatatatatatatatatgcaacgtCACCATGATCACTTACATATATGGATAACAAGAAGGTGGtagcctagctagctaaaaGTTATTGGCCTTGGTCAATTAGTCCACCTTTCACTTTTATTAAACACACAGCACGTAGTAGAACTAATGTTACAAAAGCCAAATTGGGGTTTCTCTCTCCTCTGTTGGcattataattaaacaataaaatataatataataaacatgatTTTTCACAAATGCATGTCAATTTAAGTACAGGCTCAATACTGTCAccatgcactatatatatatgatgattaaTTTGTCATTTGCATGctagtcttttatatatatatatatataatctgaaaatgattagtttaaaCAAGAGCTattgtgtttaaaaatttataatcaatttgATCAAGATGTTCCTTCTGATAATGATaaccaaataaataattctGATTCAAGTCAAAAGGATGAAAAAACTTCTCTTTCTTACAACAATCAAATCTGTTTGATCCATCATACTATTCCTCTCAAGTGATTTTTTAaagttactattattatttgttatgaaTATGAATTTACTGTGATTTCTATGATTAATTCCATATTAGATATGAATTATATTCAGGAATGAATAATACCtagtaaatattatgaaaaatctaCTGAAAGATTATTATCGGCTAATGGATTTCAGATGAAGATCAAGTATGAGCTCAACACTACTCATGGCTGCCGAAGTTTGATTGACAAGATTGTTTTTTTCAACaatctttttcatttcaatgaAAGTGGTAGCGTTGGCATTGAGATCAGCATTAGAAACTTTAAAGGGAGAAGCATTTATTTTTGCTCCTTATGAGAAATAACAATTGTCTCTAaaggtgtgtgtgtgtatatatataatatagctcGTTCTATGATAATTAGCTAGGCACCAATTAATGCATGCATCATCCATTTCTAATATCAAGATGATTAATTAAAACCTTTATAGCTATCTTTGGTATGtgtaaaaagatatatatatatatatatatatatatatatatatattaatatgaatgcAATTAATCGTGTCCCACCTAAATTAAACTGTCTATTTTGACCTTATTTAATATCTCTAGCATCATATTTAAAGCAAACGTTTtctcttttaacaaaatatttcttcttttaccttaggttgtgtttggatcgAAGAATTTAGATTTGGATTTGACTTAagatttaaactatttttaaattttgaaaatccaaaAATCTTGTTTGACGACGGCCTGCAGCTTGGtgcaaatttcaattcaaattttaatctaTGAACTAAACAAgaaattcttaattataaatatatatatatacttacatcCAAGTCCTCTTCCCCAAATCCCGCATCGATTCAAATTAATGCaccattagttttttttaatctttttgatttgccaaatatatataattatatatatgaaaccaTAATCTATGCATTCGTgtgatcaaatatatattatatatatgaaatttaatgaaaattttgtttcttaaaaTGAGCAAatatttcatgcatgcatgctagttGTAGTATTTACATGATGACATGCATGCTACATGCAACACATGtggacaataaataatataagagaaattctattagCAGTACTCTCCATTTTGataaagatattattgtaattttgaaaaaatttaaagacaaaattaacTAGGCATGCAATGTAGTCCCTATTTGGGGATTGTACGTAGTAttactcataatataatataatagcaaattatgaatgcatgcatgcatatgcgctctaattaagtaattaatttatctatccTTGTCAACTTTTTTAACTCCCAAAATCTAGTACAGTTG contains:
- the LOC108993006 gene encoding dof zinc finger protein DOF3.6-like, which codes for MVFSSVPLYLDPHNWQQQPNHQQGIDTQNPQLLPPVVLPPPAGHHAGGDAVSIRPGSMADQARLAKIPQPETAPKCPRCESTNTKFCYYNNYSRSQPRHFCKTCRRYWTRGGALRNVPVGGGCRRNKKNKSNRSTKSLAAAEKQTGPNSSSATPSSACAPDQIIGHFSQQSPHQLPFLTSLQNLTRYGMGNIGLNFSDIQAQTDLGYQIGSSSGASNAILSSTGGVDQWRLQQFPFMGGFESQTGLYSIQSEGVESPSPLAGDTELRTMTSSSRVSQLPPVMKMERHGQNLSAGLNWGGNSWTDLSGLHSSSTSHLL